One window of Aspergillus oryzae RIB40 DNA, chromosome 3 genomic DNA carries:
- a CDS encoding putative cell morphogenesis protein (PAG1) (fry-like conserved proteins) — translation MAASNGLAPWGHFKLNEVHQFFIFIFNIFFSFLWIPCNLWKSMSSRNINYAIRSFLDPTSVSCGTLYIEDTPPTLPTTMPLIPDESGLASHHTFASPPERLVTRSTPSSTVHSRETSAVRGRPADPSTLAPSTLQPQNTRRGHSHSKSPETASGRPGASYDATLERRPSNSYGHHRQTSIVHGIQHSRNPSFAASSTSNSPLSPEMIASLGRGVSVEQDNSPLGRLEQLDMHTFHQNQATNGTAHTLQGMLSTIEDRDTDEAAEGGLANPAHRRMNSSGKPRSHSRSHSKNHLTESKTVGEYALHHLFNSFVGQADNKINQAIMKLGESDVPVEMVCGPGADPGFDQLISALGHIARQKPKPLIDTIMYWRKVKGDAAILAKQVPNQSKENGLLIRRNTEPPQVAAETAAQPDHPPNPIFSRSDDVILAERRATVSVYLVCRVLIEIFNQSSLASITVDMAERLEEIVFGQLKTVDPDQVAASPLRIANWRIYSQLLGIMSETNFTSVTTRFITELERYQKEETLRGPSKDGDARAELLILGMRHLRIRTFPDAWPKSCDFMRSLARLFVNAHGQRVKQAYCYIFEKLLLPVAANPNCDLSLPRWKEFLDLVQSRLSQMLTKPRHWAATFPLHVLLLCVSSKENFSSQWLSVILGLPARLKDRPTRGPALHAMCRLLWTYFFRYSESPTATLRKVDEIARIALPVGKRTYLSTEPAITEPLIQLVRMIGFKHPEVCFRNIIFPMMNSDLFLSGKELKIEQMEPEKMVIGIRSFLAIITDLENCDQLCPPFPTGSIPNPFTDISASTNLLRPQFLTDPRLPTALESRDDTRPRPVNTSRLSDNVRTYYIRFCEILGKITLLCDNTFGGQAALDEKFGGATPKTPISEAFSFGRRDDHINTLDQRQGFYDLLHVAVQALPRCLSDHIPFNSLINLLCTGTAHVQSNIAFSSAESLKAIARQCHAQQVTIGFARFIFNFDARYSTMSDEGMLGPGHIESTLRLYVELLEIWIEEIKHKSKGAVAADSGDKSGSGSRALQLDLSSVLAHVEEIESHGLFFLCSQSRRVRAFAITVLRLITEFDRALGKENTRIIKILEADSHQILNVSDEQLTVAERSRIQKGKRRSASQNTLIELCSSEVSYDSTLWSKVFPNIIRISFETCPFAVTLGREIVCARLVLMHKTITGLAENPQHPPYGPLDATQTRPHGRSHMTAEILIEQWKLYLVMACTTVNSVGAQSQSQLANAQHARKSSKGSQQSNDKISSARSLFAFVIPLLSAERTSIRNAIVAALGSINKNLYRTLLESLQYAVTTCNEEAKIRIGTHHRSPSSPKRNRRTDRLRTEVTHVYKLTSHFLQEPEVYNDDWIVNNLVTYAKDLRIFLSDAEVQNDWEFQRLRFHFCGLMEELFEGIHRTKDSSRWIPFESRKSAFSLMEDWCGYSPNQAQISQREENMRKLAITNQRETGDVRNTAAAMEIEKKNLRAAALNAMASLCAGPISITTESGSVLRFDVGRMLSWIDIIFSSTISDKWHAIGRRALKNLIVHNKEHAYLLERSIEMCYITERPKALESYFEVVSEVLIEHTDYPLGFWRILGAVLVTLGNQKREIRMKSAKLLRILEERQQKSSRLQDFDISISDKTTAVYKLAQFETSKRLAKQHSDLAFTLFSEFSLHFRNLRPDSQRNMVAAILPWVQTIELQVDPNGGPTARSYMLLANLFEITIRCSTILPNEVQALWQALTTGPHGGNVQLVLDFVISLCLERKEQNFVEYAKQVVVFLAGTPAGSKVIEFFLLQVVPKNMVQERKDITPPPPDIKGLPYVADLAAVLPVGNKQAGLSLGQVALVFLVDLMVAPVTLPLEDVVKLLHVVLILWDHYTLTVQEQAREMLVHLIHELIAAKLEDDASAGTRQSIEDFVESIRKSDPKVVWEYEDLNDKDEEDNGSRVPSSMGSVTGQVVDFFSLAYEGINDLWAKEALNWATSCPVRHLACRSFQVFRCISMSLDSRMLADMLARLSNTIADEEADYRTFSMEILTTLKIIISSLAPTDLLRYPQLFWTTCACLNTIHETEFIESIGMLEKFMERVDLSDPMVVTELIKGQPPKWEGGFDGLQNLVYKGLKSCESLNLTLDVLHRLSGFPNNELMGDGNRLLFTILANMAHFLHQFDPAVDDPKTLARATLLARVAESERCPRLAASLLGFANGQYKAENDFLSHIITEIRSYYFPRQDVQSLIFLMGLLTNTTNWFRVKIMKILCVLIPEIDMRRGEVTCHGFDLISPLLRLLQTDLCPQALQVMDHIMTVSGNPMERHHIRMSMASSSSSRAIRKEYERIQSLYGIPEPTGWSIPMPATQSSITRHNVHAVFYTCAEVDRIEVQETTPSEVEFHADEYNDSFFPMRADTMKSIDTQADGNIGDIVQKLDSLDDFFEETETSNPTIESIPDSALRGFTGTYVDTSANLYDQQTAPILRKSLARTASSSSFHNGLAESRPPNFRFDNPGVHSPGVLTPQASSQTLRPVSHARSVTSPVNQLFSPTSSSTQFFTPPIGFNESAFLSDDEVEEGMYDLDERIIANRLAPHQLNQTRSATDGSSSLESMIRSGMRRLTGGAANNRDKERQRDLVRAQHRALAQAASSPRVPKVPPEYLTGPASNPASPGQ, via the exons CCAACAACAATGCCCCTCATCCCTGACGAGTCAGGTCTCGCGTCGCACCATACCTTCGCATCCCCACCGGAACGGTTAGTGACTAGAAGTACTCCATCTTCCACCGTTCACAGTCGAGAAACGTCCGCCGTtagaggaagaccagccgACCCCTCCACGCTCGCCCCTTCGACCCTTCAACCTCAAAATACCCGCCGCGGCCATTCTCACTCCAAAAGCCCTGAGACTGCTTCCGGACGCCCCGGCGCTAGCTACGATGCTACTCTGGAGAGACGTCCTTCTAACTCATACGGACACCATCGCCAGACTTCGATAGTTCATGGGATCCAGCACTCTCGTAATCCCAGCttcgccgcctcctccacctccaataGTCCTCTGAGCCCGGAGATGATCGCGTCCCTGGGGCGTGGCGTTAGCGTTGAACAGGATAATTCCCCGCTAGGCAGACTGGAGCAGCTTGATATGCATACATTTCATCAGAACCAGGCGACCAACGGGACGGCTCATACCCTGCAGGGCATGTTGAGCACCATCGAAGATCGTGATACCGATGAGGCCGCCGAGGGCGGACTGGCGAACCCAGCACATAGAAGGATGAACTCGAGTGGGAAACCACGCTCACATAGTCGGTCGCATTCAAAGAATCATCTTACAGAATCAAAGACCGTCGGGGAATATGCCTTACACCATCTTTTCAACTCT TTTGTTGGCCAGGCAGACAACAAGATAAACCAAGCAATTATGAAACTGGGAGAGTCTGACGTGCCTGTGGAAATGGTATGTGGACCAGGAGCAGATCCAGGCTTTGATCAGTTGATCTCCGCTCTTGGCCATATCGCACGGCAAAAGCCGAAACCTCTGATTGATACAATAATGTACTGGCGTAAAGTCAAAGGCGATGCTGCAATCCTGGCCAAACAAGTACCTAATCAA TCAAAGGAGAACGGCTTACTTATACGGCGGAATACAGAACCACCCCAAGTGGCTGCTGAAACGGCTGCTCAGCCAGACCACCCTCCTAACCCCATATTCTCCAGGAGTGACGATGTCATTTTGGCTGAGCGCCGTGCAACGGTGTCAGTGTATCTCGTTTGCCGAGTGCTGATTGAGATATTCAACCAGAGTAGTCTTGCTTCTATTACCGTCGACATGGCTGAGCGCTTGGAAGAAATTGTGTTTGGCCAACTCAAGACGGTTGATCCAGACCAGGTTGCAGCCTCACCACTTCGCATAGCTAATTGGAGGATATACTCGCAACTGCTCGGAATCATGAGTGAAACAAACTTCACAAGTGTCACAACCCGCTTTATAACGGAATTGGAACGATAccaaaaggaagaaacacTTCGGGGGCCTTCGAAGGATGGCGATGCCAGAGCCGAGCTTTTGATATTAGGGATGAGACATCTCCGGATTAGGACCTTTCCAGACGCATGGCCTAAGTCGTGTGACTTCATGCGGTCGTTGGCACGGTTGTTTGTTAATGCGCATGGGCAGCGGGTCAAGCAGGCTTACTGTTATATTTTCGAAAAGCTGCTTCTCCCGGTGGCAGCAAATCCAAACTGCGATTTATCCCTGCCTAGGTGGAAGGAATTCTTGGATTTGGTCCAATCGCGCCTATCACAAATGCTGACCAAACCTCGCCATTGGGCTGCTACTTTTCCTCTCCACGTTTTACTCTTGTGTGTTTCATCTAAAGAGAACTTTTCTTCCCAATGGTTGTCTGTCATTTTAGGGCTGCCAGCAAGGCTAAAGGACCGTCCTACCAGGGGCCCAGCTCTCCATGCCATGTGCCGCTTACTTTGGACGTACTTCTTCCGCTACTCAGAGTCTCCGACAGCTACTCTACGAAAAGTTGATGAGATAGCTAGGATTGCACTACCCGTGGGCAAGAGAACATACCTGAGTACCGAGCCGGCGATCACGGAGCCGTTAATTCAACTGGTGCGCATGATTGGGTTTAAACATCCGGAAGTTTGTTTCCGTAACATCATATTCCCTATGATGAATTCAGACCTTTTCCTATCCGGcaaagaattgaagattGAGCAGatggagccggagaagatggtcatCGGCATTAGATCGTTCCTTGCTATAATTACCGACCTTGAGAACTGTGACCAACTATGCCCTCCGTTTCCAACTGGGTCCATACCGAACCCCTTTACTGACATCTCAGCATCGACTAACTTGCTGCGGCCCCAATTCCTTACGGACCCGCGGTTACCAACTGCTTTGGAAAGCCGAGACGATACACGGCCACGTCCCGTCAACACTTCCAGGCTGAGTGACAACGTTAGGACTTACTATATCCGCTTCTGCGAGATACTGGGTAAAATTACCCTTCTGTGTGATAACACATTCGGAGGCCAGGCGGCTTTGGATGAGAAGTTTGGAGGCGCGACTCCGAAGACCCCGATCTCAGAGGCGTTCAGTTTTGGGAGGCGCGATGATCACATAAACACATTAGATCAACGGCAAGGCTTTTACGATTTGCTTCATGTTGCTGTTCAAGCACTCCCCCGGTGCTTATCAGATCATATACCATTTAACTCGCTGATCAATTTGCTATGTACTGGCACCGCCCACGTGCAATCCAATATAGCCTTTTCATCCGCAGAGTCTTTGAAGGCGATTGCCAGACAATGTCACGCGCAGCAGGTAACTATAGGCTTTGCTCGGTTTATCTTCAACTTTGATGCAAGGTATTCAACAATGTCAGACGAAGGCATGCTTGGTCCAGGCCACATAGAATCTACATTGAGGCTCTATGTTGAGTTGTTGGAGATTTGGATAGAGGAGATCAAACACAAGAGCAAGGGAGCCGTCGCAGCTGATTCGGGTGATAAATCCGGCTCTGGTAGCCGCGCCTTGCAGCTTGACCTTTCTAGTGTCCTGGCTCAtgttgaagagattgaatcTCATGGCCTATTTTTTCTGTGCTCGCAGTCTAGAAGGGTGCGAGCTTTCGCTATAACAGTACTGCGGCTTATTACGGAGTTTGACAGAGCTCTTGGTAAGGAGAATACACGAATCATCAAGATTCTCGAGGCCGACTCTCACCAGATCTTGAATGTAAGTGACGAGCAACTTACAGTTGCCGAGAGAAGCCGAATtcagaaaggaaaacggaGGAGTGCATCACAAAACACACTTATCGAGCTGTGTAGCAGTGAAGTGTCGTACGATTCAACATTGTGGTCAAAAGTGTTCCCGAATATTATCCGGATCAGCTTCGAGACTTGTCCGTTTGCTGTGACCCTCGGGCGGGAGATTGTCTGTGCAAGGCTTGTTCTGATGCATAAAACGATCACGGGACTTGCTGAAAATCCCCAACATCCTCCATATGGCCCCTTGGATGCCACACAGACCCGCCCCCATGGAAGATCCCATATGACCGCTGAGATTCTGATCGAACAGTGGAAGCTTTACTTGGTCATGGCCTGCACGACTGTCAATAGTGTAGGTGCGCAGTCTCAGAGTCAGCTAGCCAATGCCCAACATGCGCGGAAATCCTCTAAAGGTTCGCAGCAATCAAATGACAAGATCAGTTCCGCCAGGAGTCTCTTTGCATTTGTAATTCCGTTGCTGTCAGCTGAAAGGACTTCCATCCGCAATGCAATTGTTGCCGCTTTGGGTTCCATAAATAAGAATCTTTATCGTACATTGCTTGAGTCACTCCAGTACGCCGTCACAACCTGCAATGAGGAAGCTAAGATTCGCATTGGCACACATCACCGATCTCCGAGCAGTCCGAAACGCAATCGAAGAACGGATAGGCTGCGGACAGAAGTCACACATGTTTACAAGCTTACATCGCACTTTCTGCAGGAGCCAGAAGTGTATAATGACGACTGGATCGTCAACAACCTCGTGACATACGCTAAAGACCTACGGATATTTTTGAGTGATGCCGAGGTTCAGAATGACTGGGAATTCCAGCGGCTACGATTTCATTTCTGTGGGCTCATGGAAGAGCTTTTTGAGGGAATCCATCGCACAAAGGATTCTTCACGTTGGATACCTTTTGAATCCAGAAAGTCCGCATTCTCTCTCATGGAAGATTGGTGCGGATACTCCCCAAACCAGGCTCAGATCTCTcagagagaggaaaatatGCGCAAACTTGCTATTACAAACCAGCGCGAAACCGGTGACGTACGTAACACTGCAGCGGCCatggagatagaaaagaagaatttaCGTGCAGCGGCGCTTAACGCTATGGCATCTTTGTGT GCGGGACCAATCAGCATTACTACAGAAAGTGGCTCAGTGCTTCGATTCGATGTGGGACGAATGCTATCGTGGATTGATATCATCTTTAGCAGCACCATCAGTGATAAGTGGCATGCGATTGGCAGACGAGCACTCAAGAATCTGATCGTTCACAATAAAGAGCATGCTTACCTGCTGGAACGATCGATAGAGATGTGTTATATCACAGAACGGCCCAAGGCTCTTGAGAGTTATTTTGAAGTGGTTTCTGAGGTACTCATCGAGCACACGGACTACCCGCTTGGCttctggagaatattggGGGCAGTCCTCGTTACCCTCGGTAATCAGAAACGGGAGATCAGAATGAAGTCTGCCAAGCTTCTTCGCATTCTAGAGGAACGCCAACAGAAGAGCTCTAGACTGCAAGACTTCGACATCAGTATCTCTGATAAAACTACCGCCGTATACAAACTAGCTCAGTTTGAAACGTCTAAGCGTTTAGCAAAACAACACTCTGACCTTGCTTTTACTCTCTTTTCAGAATTCTCCTTGCACTTCAGGAACTTGCGGCCCGATAGTCAACGAAACATGGTCGCTGCTATTTTGCCATGGGTACAGACGATAGAGCTTCAGGTTGATCCCAACGGCGGGCCTACGGCCAGGTCATATATGCTTTTAGCCAACCTTTTCGAGATCACCATTCGGTGCAGCACGATACTTCCGAATGAAGTTCAAGCTCTTTGGCAGGCATTGACAACAGGTCCGCACGGCGGGAACGTGCAGCTAGTTCTCGACTTTGTTATTAGTCTTTGCTTGGAGCGTAAAGAACAGAACTTTGTGGAGTATGCCAAGCAagttgttgttttccttgcaGGGACTCCTGCTGGTTCAAAGGTCATCGAGTTTTTCTTGCTGCAAGTTGTTCCTAAGAACATGGTACAGGAGAGGAAAGATATAACCCCACCTCCACCGGATATCAAGGGCTTGCCCTATGTTGCAGACCTGGCAGCCGTACTCCCGGTGGGGAACAAACAGGCAGGACTTTCTCTTGGCCAAGTCgctcttgtctttctcgtGGACTTAATGGTTGCTCCCGTTACTCTTCCCCTGGAAGATGTGGTCAAGCTACTTCACGTTGTCCTGATTCTCTGGGATCACTACACACTCACCGTACAAGAGCAGGCTAGAGAAATGTTGGTTCACCTGATCCATGAACTAATTGCTGCGAAGCTTGAAGACGACGCCTCAGCTGGAACTAGGCAGTCTATCGAAGATTTTGTAGAGTCTATCCGCAAAAGCGATCCAAAGGTGGTCTGGGAATATGAAGACCTCAATGAtaaggatgaagaggataacGGTAGCCGGGTTCCTTCGTCGATGGGAAGTGTTACTGGACAggttgttgatttcttcagtCTGGCGTATGAAGGTATAAATGATCTTTGGGCTAAAGAAGCTTTGAATTGGGCGACTTCATGCCCGGTACGACACCTTGCCTGTCGATCTTTCCAAGTATTTCGCTGCATATCCATGTCGTTGGACTCTAGGATGCTTGCAGATATGCTAGCTCGACTATCCAATACAATTGCGGACGAGGAAGCGGACTACCGGACGTTTTCGATGGAGATACTCACAACGCTCAAGATTATAATTAGCTCCTTGGCCCCAACGGATCTTCTGCGTTATCCACAATTGTTTTGGACTACTTGTGCATGTCTAAACACTATTCATGAGACAGAGTTCATTGAGAGTATTGGTATGTTGGAAAAGTTCATGGAGCGCGTCGATCTGAGTGACCCGATGGTTGTCACAGAGCTTATCAAAGGTCAGCCCCCTAAATGGGAGGGTGGATTTGATGGTCTTCAGAATCTAGTCTACAAAGGCTTGAAATCATGCGAATCGCTTAACCTGACACTGGATGTTCTGCACCGTTTGAGTGGCTTTCCAAACAACGAACTCATGGGTGATGGTAaccgccttctcttcacaATTCTGGCAAACATGGCCCACTTTCTACACCAGTTTGATCCCGCCGTTGATGATCCGAAGACACTTGCTCGTGCTACATTGTTAGCTCGTGTTGCTGAGAGTGAGAGGTGCCCGCGTCTTGCAGCTTCGCTCCTCGGGTTTGCCAATGGACAGTATAAGGCCGAGAACGATTTCTTAAGCCACATAATCACCGAAATCCGCTCGTACTATTTCCCTCGGCAAGATGTTCAGAGCCTTATCTTTCTTATGGGCTTGCTGACCAATACGACCAATTGGTTTCGGGTCAAGATCATGAAGATACTCTGCGTGCTCATTCCCGAAATTGACATGCGACGGGGAGAGGTGACATGCCATGGCTTTGACTTGATCTCACCCCTCCTGCGTCTTTTGCAAACCGATCTTTGTCCTCAAGCTCTGCAGGTGATGGATCATATTATGACTGTCTCAGGCAACCCTATGGAGCGTCATCACATTCGAATGAGtatggcatcatcatcttcgtctcGGGCTATCCGCAAAGAATACGAGCGTATTCAAAGTCTGTATGGTATACCAGAACCCACCGGATGGTCCATACCGATGCCTGCTACCCAATCGAGTATCACCCGGCATAACGTCCACGCCGTCTTCTACACCTGTGCTGAGGTCGATCGTATTGAAGTGCAAGAAACCACTCCCTCCGAAGTAGAGTTCCATGCAGACGAATACAACGATTCCTTCTTCCCGATGCGGGCTGATACGATGAAGTCTATTGACACGCAGGCGGATGGCAATATTGGAGATATTGTACAAAAACTGGACAGCCTGGACGACTTTTTTGAAGAAACCGAGACAAGTAACCCGACAATTGAGTCTATACCAGACTCGGCATTGCGCGGCTTTACAGGGACCTATGTTGACACTAGCGCCAATCTCTATGACCAACAAACAGCCCCGATTTTACGAAAATCGCTCGCCCGAACggcttcctcgtcgtcttttCATAACGGCCTCGCTGAATCTCGACCCCCAAATTTCCGGTTCGACAACCCTGGAGTACATTCACCAGGGGTACTGACACCTCAGGCGTCGAGTCAAACGTTGCGCCCAGTGTCGCACGCTCGTTCGGTGACGTCTCCTGTCAATCAATTATTCTCCCCTACGTCATCCAGTACTCAGTTTTTTACTCCACCTATTGGCTTCAACGAATCTGCATTCCtctccgatgatgaagttgaagaaggaatgtATGATCTCGATGAGCGCATCATAGCTAATAGGCTGGCACCTCATCAACTGAACCAAACACGTAGCGCAACTGATGGGTCCTCGTCACTAGAGTCCATGATCCGAAGTGGTATGAGACGGCTTACTGGCGGTGCCGCGAATAACCGAGATAAGGAGCGACAACGCGATCTTGTCCGAGCTCAACACCGGGCTTTGGCACAGGCTGCAAGTTCACCCCGTGTGCCGAAAGTGCCACCAGAGTATCTCACAGGTCCGGCCAGCAACCCAGCATCACCGGGCCAATAA